Proteins encoded together in one Planctomyces sp. SH-PL14 window:
- a CDS encoding DUF1559 domain-containing protein: MRVPVFRKMRRAFTLIELLVVIAIIAVLVAILLPAIQQAREAARRSQCSNNLKQIGVACHNYHEAFGTFPHQWDGTLDYRNAANSGTETRPNSSSVSWITSSLPYLDQAGLYNKFNQVGLFEASKGAIAPGSNVGYDHPVVREGAQTAIATLLCPSNPQAKITRGGLLYNGGTGWADGGGGGGQQYVGGRTDYVGNMGFIYSGWKDCGGAQGRYGARWTSEVWVNSYEDNWDDLPRYRGAFYYRGSAKISQISDGTSNTIAVFENHHWAWTSNAPSEAAADGLWISAIGPIMNLGKRMNSGSGSTRSDGPAGGPYGRGDCRCTGWQSTHAGGAQALFCDGSVKFINENIEVGVGPEATAEGGTGNGSYQPGVQSAIATGSGGDKAPAFE, from the coding sequence ATGCGCGTCCCTGTCTTTCGCAAGATGAGGCGGGCGTTCACTCTGATTGAACTGCTCGTCGTCATCGCCATCATCGCCGTCCTGGTGGCGATCCTGCTGCCGGCGATCCAGCAGGCCCGGGAAGCGGCCCGCCGCAGCCAGTGCAGCAACAATCTCAAGCAGATTGGCGTGGCCTGCCACAACTACCACGAAGCCTTCGGGACGTTCCCCCATCAGTGGGACGGAACGCTCGACTACCGGAACGCCGCCAACAGCGGCACGGAGACCCGCCCGAACAGCTCCTCCGTCTCCTGGATTACGTCGTCACTCCCCTACCTGGATCAGGCGGGGCTGTACAACAAGTTCAATCAGGTCGGCCTGTTTGAAGCGTCCAAGGGCGCGATCGCGCCGGGCTCCAATGTCGGTTACGATCATCCCGTGGTCCGAGAGGGCGCCCAGACGGCGATCGCGACGCTGCTCTGCCCCAGCAATCCGCAGGCGAAGATTACTCGCGGCGGCTTGCTTTACAACGGCGGCACCGGATGGGCGGACGGCGGCGGCGGCGGCGGACAACAGTACGTCGGCGGCCGCACGGACTACGTCGGCAACATGGGCTTCATCTACTCCGGCTGGAAGGACTGCGGAGGAGCCCAGGGACGCTACGGGGCGCGCTGGACCAGCGAAGTGTGGGTCAACAGCTACGAAGACAATTGGGACGATCTCCCCCGTTATCGCGGTGCCTTCTACTACCGCGGCTCGGCCAAGATTTCGCAGATCTCGGACGGAACGTCCAACACGATCGCCGTGTTTGAGAACCACCACTGGGCGTGGACCTCCAACGCTCCCTCGGAAGCCGCGGCGGACGGACTGTGGATCTCCGCCATCGGTCCGATCATGAACCTGGGCAAGCGGATGAACTCCGGATCGGGAAGCACCCGCAGCGACGGCCCTGCCGGCGGCCCCTACGGCCGCGGCGACTGCCGCTGCACCGGCTGGCAGAGCACCCATGCCGGCGGCGCGCAGGCCCTGTTCTGCGACGGCAGCGTCAAGTTCATCAATGAGAACATTGAGGTGGGCGTGGGACCTGAGGCGACGGCCGAAGGTGGAACCGGCAACGGGAGCTACCAGCCCGGCGTGCAGTCCGCCATCGCGACCGGCTCCGGTGGCGACAAGGCTCCCGCCTTCGAATGA
- a CDS encoding CRTAC1 family protein, whose product MARRRAIAANGVLMLLACLSACQQQQPSTTAPATPPAPLNASTEPASPLSVSLSVDRYGKGDSTTTRKRERGQGAVRFTDVAREMGVSFRYDTGRSSRRLMVEATGGGAGWVDFDRDGWCDLFFCQGGDPAAADLSTQPTDRLFRSLGGTRFVDVTVPATLIEQQYGQGVAVADYDEDGFDDILVTNVGPESLFRNLGDGTFEERAAAAGVGSRRWSSSAAWGDLDGDGDLDLYLCNYLDYDPRNPLLCLSSTGEPGTCHPEEVPPSLSECYFNQGDGRFTEEAGERGLTGSATKALGVIITDFDGDGRPDVFVANDTTANHFFANRGEGRFEEVAGQVGCATNALGQYQANMGMAFGDYDHSGTPDVYITHFTDDSDTLFRNLGAAGFEDVTRREGLHEPTLPYLGFGAVMADYDCNGEQDIFVANGHIDDWREVNGDPWHMPSLLFSYDGVGRWHDRTADAGPYLKLPRLGRAVASADFDADGDLDLAVVNQDDDVAILRNDSSRGHWLKVRLLGRHSNRSAIGAKVTVKASDRSYVQHLAGGTSYCSAHQPLLAFGLAEHSGPVDLRIVWPDGGIEERSGVAVDGEVVLVESREG is encoded by the coding sequence ATGGCGCGGCGGCGTGCGATCGCGGCCAATGGCGTGCTGATGCTCCTCGCGTGCCTGTCGGCCTGCCAGCAGCAGCAGCCGTCGACCACTGCTCCTGCCACGCCGCCGGCCCCCCTCAATGCGTCGACCGAGCCAGCCAGCCCGCTCTCCGTTTCTCTCTCGGTCGACCGGTACGGCAAAGGGGACTCAACCACGACACGCAAGCGGGAGCGGGGCCAGGGAGCGGTCCGGTTCACGGATGTCGCCCGGGAGATGGGCGTGTCGTTCCGGTATGACACGGGTCGATCGAGCCGGCGGCTGATGGTCGAGGCGACCGGCGGCGGCGCGGGCTGGGTCGACTTCGATCGGGACGGATGGTGCGACCTGTTCTTCTGCCAGGGGGGAGACCCGGCGGCGGCGGATCTCTCGACGCAGCCGACGGACCGGCTGTTCCGCAGCCTGGGCGGAACGAGGTTCGTCGACGTCACGGTCCCGGCAACCCTGATCGAGCAGCAGTACGGACAGGGGGTGGCGGTGGCGGACTACGACGAAGACGGCTTCGACGACATCCTGGTCACGAACGTCGGCCCCGAATCCCTGTTCCGCAACCTGGGGGACGGCACGTTCGAGGAGCGGGCGGCCGCAGCCGGAGTCGGCAGCCGCCGCTGGTCGTCGAGCGCCGCCTGGGGAGACCTCGACGGCGACGGGGATCTCGATCTCTACCTGTGCAACTACCTCGACTACGACCCCCGCAACCCGCTCCTCTGCCTCAGCAGCACCGGCGAGCCGGGGACCTGCCATCCGGAGGAAGTCCCCCCCTCGCTCTCCGAGTGCTACTTCAACCAGGGGGACGGCCGCTTCACCGAAGAGGCTGGCGAGCGGGGGCTGACCGGCTCGGCGACGAAGGCCCTGGGAGTCATCATCACGGACTTTGACGGAGACGGCCGTCCCGACGTCTTCGTGGCCAACGACACGACGGCGAATCACTTCTTTGCGAACCGCGGCGAGGGACGCTTCGAGGAGGTCGCGGGGCAGGTCGGCTGCGCCACGAACGCGCTCGGACAATACCAGGCCAACATGGGGATGGCCTTCGGCGACTACGATCACAGCGGAACGCCGGACGTCTACATTACGCACTTCACGGACGACTCGGACACCCTGTTCCGCAATCTCGGCGCGGCCGGCTTCGAGGACGTTACCCGCCGCGAGGGGCTGCACGAGCCGACGCTTCCGTACCTCGGTTTCGGAGCGGTCATGGCGGACTACGACTGCAACGGCGAGCAGGACATCTTTGTGGCGAACGGCCACATCGACGACTGGCGGGAGGTCAACGGCGACCCGTGGCACATGCCGAGCCTGCTCTTCTCCTACGACGGCGTGGGCCGCTGGCACGACCGGACCGCCGACGCGGGCCCCTACCTGAAGCTCCCCCGCCTGGGGCGGGCGGTCGCCTCCGCGGACTTCGACGCCGATGGGGACCTCGACCTGGCGGTGGTGAACCAGGACGACGACGTGGCGATTCTGCGGAACGACTCGTCCCGGGGACACTGGCTCAAAGTCCGGTTGCTGGGCCGGCACTCGAACCGCTCCGCGATCGGAGCCAAGGTGACGGTGAAGGCGTCCGACCGGTCGTACGTGCAGCATCTGGCGGGGGGGACGAGCTACTGCTCCGCCCATCAGCCGTTGCTCGCGTTCGGTCTGGCGGAGCATTCCGGGCCGGTCGACCTGCGGATCGTCTGGCCTGACGGAGGTATCGAGGAGCGGAGCGGGGTTGCCGTGGATGGCGAGGTGGTGCTCGTCGAGTCCCGGGAGGGCTGA
- a CDS encoding cytochrome c3 family protein: MSRPALIVGIALLMGIGAVAAWTLRDVWKAPPVEQFRTKPAAETEGHPATATEARFVSPPRDYVGSQTCRSCHADHAASFAGHPMSRSASRVDFSRDPEYRGDLSFEPPASSRFVTRLRYEVRPTETGVEHVEEYRNPDGKKVASLAVPVEFAIGSGEGGRSYLTRRGELLFMSPMTWYAQKKEWNFSPGYLMGNLHFERRIVDGCVACHVGQVAEVAGTNDRFTDPVFIEGGIGCERCHGPGAAHVRFQETGESAGGKGTDPMLDLKTLSTVQKDALCMQCHLTGEERVLRPGRTDYDFRPGDRLDDIWGIFVKGDGISGGQTSEVTSQPEQMVSSACYRLSEGRLSCLSCHDPHSVPTGEERVAFYRDKCASCHGAGDAECAEPLAMREKARNSCIACHMPRLPASDVPHTSQTDHRVLRRPSVAAAEPVADAGGDSSGPRLHLYPEPGGTMTEEERRRLVGIATSREAAKSNLPDLAARAAKLLQPWCEQHSHDLPAAEALGTAYWVRQDYRNAIDTLSAALRKAPRREGLLRPLFLIYHEVENYSSAEKVGRELIQLNPYDHEFLGRMAHILGQQGKLDQAIEMARQAVAIRPSQFQIWGWLAESYAARGETAAADDARSRFQMFSPRSPASAAPKGASPEKKGPGTGAKAGPPGPGTGAGGAGGAGGRDP; this comes from the coding sequence ATGTCCCGTCCAGCGCTGATCGTCGGGATCGCTCTGCTGATGGGGATCGGCGCGGTTGCCGCGTGGACGCTGCGCGATGTCTGGAAGGCCCCGCCGGTCGAGCAGTTCCGGACCAAGCCCGCGGCGGAGACGGAGGGGCACCCGGCGACGGCGACAGAGGCCAGGTTCGTCTCCCCGCCGCGGGACTATGTCGGCAGCCAGACCTGCCGGTCGTGTCACGCCGATCACGCCGCTTCGTTCGCCGGCCATCCGATGTCCCGGTCCGCCTCGCGGGTCGACTTCTCCCGCGATCCGGAGTACCGGGGGGACCTGTCGTTCGAGCCTCCCGCGAGCTCCCGGTTCGTCACGCGTCTGCGGTACGAGGTCCGGCCGACCGAGACCGGTGTCGAGCACGTCGAAGAGTATCGCAATCCGGACGGCAAGAAGGTCGCCTCGCTGGCGGTTCCCGTCGAATTCGCCATCGGCTCCGGCGAAGGGGGGCGGTCCTATCTCACGCGCCGGGGCGAACTCCTCTTCATGTCGCCGATGACGTGGTACGCGCAGAAGAAGGAGTGGAACTTCTCGCCCGGCTACCTGATGGGGAACCTCCACTTCGAGCGGCGGATCGTCGACGGCTGCGTCGCCTGCCACGTCGGGCAGGTGGCCGAGGTGGCGGGAACGAACGATCGATTCACCGATCCCGTCTTCATCGAAGGGGGGATCGGCTGCGAGCGGTGCCACGGCCCCGGAGCGGCGCATGTCCGCTTCCAGGAGACGGGCGAATCGGCGGGCGGCAAGGGAACCGACCCGATGCTCGACCTCAAGACGCTCTCGACGGTGCAGAAGGACGCCCTCTGCATGCAGTGCCACCTGACCGGCGAGGAACGGGTTCTCCGCCCCGGCCGGACCGACTACGACTTCCGGCCGGGAGACCGGCTCGATGACATCTGGGGGATCTTCGTCAAAGGAGACGGGATCTCCGGCGGCCAGACGAGCGAGGTGACGAGTCAGCCCGAACAGATGGTCTCCAGCGCGTGTTACCGCCTCAGTGAAGGGCGGCTCTCATGTCTCTCCTGTCACGATCCGCACTCGGTCCCGACCGGGGAGGAGCGGGTCGCGTTTTACCGCGACAAGTGTGCCTCGTGCCACGGCGCGGGGGACGCCGAGTGCGCGGAACCGCTCGCGATGCGAGAGAAGGCGAGGAATTCCTGCATCGCCTGCCACATGCCGCGGCTGCCGGCCAGCGATGTCCCGCACACCAGCCAGACCGACCACCGGGTGCTGCGCCGTCCGTCCGTCGCGGCGGCCGAGCCGGTGGCGGACGCCGGCGGGGACTCGTCCGGCCCCCGTCTGCATCTCTACCCCGAGCCGGGGGGAACGATGACCGAGGAGGAGCGCCGGCGGCTCGTCGGGATCGCGACCAGCCGGGAGGCGGCCAAGTCGAACCTGCCGGACCTGGCCGCGCGGGCCGCCAAGCTGCTCCAGCCGTGGTGCGAACAGCATTCGCACGACCTGCCGGCGGCTGAAGCGCTCGGCACCGCCTACTGGGTGCGGCAGGACTACCGGAACGCCATCGACACCCTGAGCGCCGCCCTGCGGAAGGCTCCCCGCCGGGAAGGGCTGCTGCGGCCGCTGTTCCTGATCTATCATGAGGTGGAGAACTACTCGAGCGCCGAGAAGGTGGGACGGGAGCTGATCCAACTGAATCCCTACGATCACGAATTCCTGGGACGGATGGCCCACATCCTGGGACAGCAGGGGAAGCTCGACCAGGCGATCGAGATGGCCCGTCAGGCGGTGGCGATCCGACCGTCGCAGTTCCAGATCTGGGGCTGGCTGGCGGAGTCCTACGCCGCGCGAGGGGAGACCGCGGCGGCCGACGACGCCCGATCCCGGTTCCAGATGTTCTCGCCCCGCTCACCGGCGTCGGCCGCCCCCAAGGGCGCTTCGCCGGAGAAGAAGGGGCCGGGGACAGGCGCGAAAGCCGGCCCGCCCGGACCGGGAACGGGAGCCGGAGGGGCAGGGGGAGCGGGAGGGCGTGATCCATGA